One region of Corynebacterium capitovis DSM 44611 genomic DNA includes:
- a CDS encoding DUF3592 domain-containing protein: MIRRRLLQLVLALYACAMLAVVAMVAGPAINDARIHADPGRGLATVTGTTWLRTDADYQDEDGLFHSPGSGLLYPTGLGEGQRVWVTYAKSDPELVKVEGRSWWLAVGPALSVAAVSTAVAAAAWFAIRRWAVDKVTVA; encoded by the coding sequence GTGATTCGCCGTCGGCTCCTGCAGCTAGTGCTAGCTCTCTACGCCTGCGCGATGCTTGCAGTGGTTGCCATGGTCGCGGGGCCCGCGATCAACGACGCGCGCATTCACGCCGACCCAGGGCGGGGTCTGGCCACGGTGACCGGCACAACGTGGTTGCGCACCGACGCGGACTACCAAGATGAGGACGGGCTCTTTCACTCGCCCGGAAGCGGGCTGCTCTACCCGACGGGCCTGGGTGAGGGCCAGCGCGTGTGGGTGACGTACGCGAAGTCAGACCCGGAGTTAGTCAAGGTGGAGGGGCGCAGCTGGTGGCTGGCCGTCGGGCCGGCGTTGTCCGTCGCGGCGGTGTCCACCGCTGTGGCCGCGGCGGCGTGGTTCGCCATCAGGCGCTGGGCAGTAGATAAAGTTACCGTGGCGTAA